A genomic window from Clostridium aceticum includes:
- a CDS encoding glycosyltransferase — protein MKVKINGNFYGIKPINKEGNWEFIYTEKMEKINKDDYLLKKNQDKASVDNKNRKNYPKINRKKISQGKELQDRISLVNKRKRLRRSIHRYESAKKHKKLEKPGVSIITCTNRHQFKENIFGNFHNQKYDIKELIIVLNKNDIDISEWKKKASQYNNIKILRLDESQPLGACLNFAISEAKYSYISKFDDDDYYAPEYLGDIMDCFKYTDADIVGKGSFYIYFEESKTLAVNSLSRENCYTNFIAGSTITAKKEVFEKVKFVTDRVGGSDTQFKKDCIANHFKIYTADRFNYVAHRRPNAQEHTWKIADKEWLKTCKIIGKVSDYKGHVTV, from the coding sequence ATGAAAGTAAAAATAAATGGTAATTTCTATGGAATTAAACCAATAAATAAAGAAGGAAACTGGGAATTCATTTATACAGAAAAAATGGAAAAAATCAACAAAGATGACTATCTCCTAAAGAAGAATCAAGACAAAGCTTCTGTAGATAACAAAAATAGAAAGAATTATCCTAAAATAAATAGAAAAAAAATTTCTCAAGGTAAGGAGCTTCAGGATAGAATATCTCTGGTAAATAAAAGAAAAAGGCTTAGGAGGAGTATCCATCGATATGAATCTGCAAAAAAACATAAAAAATTAGAGAAACCTGGGGTATCTATAATCACCTGTACCAATCGCCACCAATTTAAAGAAAATATTTTCGGAAATTTTCACAACCAGAAATATGATATAAAAGAGTTAATTATTGTATTAAATAAGAACGATATTGATATAAGTGAATGGAAAAAAAAGGCCAGTCAATATAATAATATTAAAATTCTTAGACTAGATGAAAGCCAACCTTTAGGAGCATGTTTAAATTTTGCGATATCGGAGGCAAAGTATAGTTATATTTCTAAGTTTGATGATGATGATTATTACGCTCCAGAATATTTAGGAGATATTATGGATTGTTTTAAATATACAGATGCAGATATAGTAGGAAAGGGAAGTTTTTATATTTACTTTGAAGAAAGTAAGACTTTAGCAGTAAACTCTTTAAGTAGAGAGAACTGTTATACAAACTTTATAGCAGGATCTACAATAACTGCCAAAAAAGAAGTTTTTGAAAAGGTTAAGTTTGTAACAGATAGAGTAGGGGGTTCAGATACACAATTTAAAAAGGACTGTATAGCAAATCATTTTAAAATCTATACGGCAGATCGATTTAATTATGTTGCACATAGACGCCCAAATGCACAGGAACATACTTGGAAAATTGCTGATAAAGAGTGGCTAAAAACCTGTAAAATTATTGGAAAAGTTTCTGATTATAAAGGCCATGTCACAGTATAA
- a CDS encoding nucleotide sugar dehydrogenase → MSLKNKIINKEAIVGIVGLGYVGLPLAVSIAVSGYKVIGIEVDEEKVAKLLKGVSYIKDVSDESIEKEVRKGSLLGTSDYKKMSQTDVIIICVPTPLKDNTPDVSYIYQTVKNIKQYAKKPSLIILESTSYPGTTEEVIMKELEGDGWILGKDFNLCFSPERVDPGNELFNLKNTPKIVGGISQQCTELAGLLYEKVANEVFFVSSAKTAEMVKLLENTFRSINIAFINEMALMCEKMELNIWEVLEAASTKPFGFMTFYPGPGIGGHCIPIDPNYLEWKAQTFNFSSRFIRLATEINESMPEYIVSTIGEILKTESKSLEGSKVLIVGVAYKKDIDDIRESPAFKIRNMLVNNKATVDYHDPYVKEIIIDNKKIYSIELNEENLKQYDCAVIITNHSTIDYRLLIENTKIIYDTRNAIREKNERVFSLGGVKHRYESKNKW, encoded by the coding sequence ATGAGTCTTAAAAATAAAATTATAAATAAAGAAGCCATTGTTGGTATTGTAGGTCTAGGCTATGTAGGTTTACCCTTAGCAGTATCAATTGCAGTATCAGGATACAAAGTTATTGGGATTGAAGTTGACGAAGAAAAAGTTGCTAAACTATTGAAGGGAGTTTCCTATATAAAGGATGTTTCAGACGAAAGTATAGAGAAAGAAGTAAGAAAAGGAAGCTTATTGGGTACAAGTGATTATAAAAAGATGAGCCAAACAGATGTGATTATTATTTGTGTTCCTACACCACTAAAGGATAATACTCCAGATGTCAGCTATATTTATCAAACCGTAAAAAATATCAAACAATATGCAAAAAAACCAAGTTTAATTATTTTAGAGAGTACTAGTTATCCAGGCACGACAGAAGAAGTGATTATGAAGGAGTTAGAGGGAGACGGATGGATATTAGGTAAAGATTTCAACCTATGTTTTTCTCCTGAACGGGTTGACCCAGGGAATGAATTATTTAACTTAAAGAACACACCTAAAATAGTGGGAGGGATTAGCCAGCAATGCACAGAATTGGCAGGATTACTCTATGAAAAAGTTGCTAATGAAGTTTTTTTTGTTTCTTCAGCAAAAACAGCTGAGATGGTGAAACTTTTAGAAAACACCTTTAGGAGTATTAATATAGCCTTTATCAACGAAATGGCTTTGATGTGTGAAAAGATGGAGTTAAATATTTGGGAAGTTCTAGAAGCTGCTTCTACAAAACCTTTTGGTTTCATGACTTTTTATCCAGGGCCAGGAATTGGAGGACATTGTATTCCCATAGATCCAAATTATTTAGAGTGGAAAGCACAAACATTTAATTTTTCTAGTAGATTTATTAGATTAGCAACTGAAATTAACGAAAGTATGCCAGAATACATCGTATCTACAATTGGAGAGATATTAAAGACAGAAAGTAAAAGCTTAGAAGGTTCTAAGGTTTTAATAGTAGGCGTTGCTTACAAAAAAGATATTGACGATATAAGAGAATCCCCTGCCTTTAAAATACGAAATATGCTGGTAAACAATAAAGCTACTGTCGATTACCATGATCCCTATGTGAAGGAGATCATAATAGATAATAAAAAAATTTATTCTATCGAGCTTAACGAAGAAAACTTAAAACAATACGATTGTGCAGTGATTATAACAAACCATAGTACAATAGACTATCGATTATTAATAGAAAATACAAAAATCATTTATGATACGAGAAATGCCATTAGAGAAAAAAATGAAAGGGTGTTTTCTCTTGGAGGTGTAAAACATAGGTATGAAAGTAAAAATAAATGGTAA
- the rfbD gene encoding dTDP-4-dehydrorhamnose reductase has product MTICILGGTGQLGHELMKVMKDKKVVSLGKKNLDITKLDEVYKTLKAIRPDVVIHAAAFTDVDQCEDKPELAFKVNTQGTKNVSIVAGNLGSKLIYVSTDYVFDGKKGSPYNETDLPNPINIYGMSKYEGEIEVQKNLEEYFIVRTAWLYGHQGKNFVKTILSLTSSNTLLKVVDDQIGSPTYALDLAEALKKLLVTEDYGIYHFINEGNCTWCDFAKEIIKIKGIAAKLNPTTSTEIQRKAKRPQNSTLSNNSSIKLRLWQEALKEYLSNE; this is encoded by the coding sequence ATGACAATATGTATATTAGGAGGTACTGGTCAGCTAGGGCATGAGTTAATGAAGGTAATGAAGGATAAAAAGGTTGTTAGTTTAGGTAAAAAAAACCTAGATATAACCAAGTTAGACGAAGTATATAAAACCTTAAAAGCTATAAGACCAGATGTGGTTATTCATGCAGCAGCTTTTACAGATGTAGATCAATGTGAAGATAAACCGGAGTTGGCTTTTAAAGTAAATACACAGGGAACTAAGAACGTTTCTATTGTTGCAGGTAATTTAGGCAGTAAGTTAATTTATGTAAGTACAGATTATGTCTTTGACGGTAAGAAGGGGAGCCCTTATAATGAAACAGATTTACCGAACCCCATAAATATATATGGTATGTCTAAGTATGAGGGTGAAATTGAAGTGCAAAAAAATCTAGAAGAATACTTTATTGTAAGAACTGCTTGGTTATATGGCCATCAGGGGAAAAATTTTGTTAAGACAATATTAAGTTTAACTTCCAGTAATACACTTTTAAAGGTAGTAGATGATCAAATAGGTTCGCCTACCTATGCGTTAGACTTGGCGGAAGCATTAAAAAAATTATTAGTGACTGAAGACTATGGCATATATCATTTCATTAATGAAGGTAATTGTACATGGTGTGATTTTGCTAAAGAGATCATCAAAATTAAGGGTATTGCGGCAAAACTTAACCCTACTACCTCGACAGAAATTCAAAGAAAAGCTAAAAGGCCTCAAAACTCAACCTTAAGTAATAATTCATCTATCAAATTAAGACTTTGGCAAGAGGCATTAAAAGAATATTTATCTAATGAATAG